GTGAATCAGTTCGTACAATGGCAACTGTTAACAAAAACGCTCAAACAATGTTGAAAGAGTACGGACGTCTCCACCCAGAACGTTACGACAAATCAACTGTAACAGAAGTTGTTGCATCATCAGTAAAAAATGCTGCTGAAGCAATGGATGTTAAATTGATCGTTGCTTTGACAGAGTCAGGTAACACAGCACGTTTGATCTCTAAACATCGTCCAGACGCAGACATTTTGGCTGTTACATTTGACGAAAAAGTTGAACGTGGTTTGATGATTAACTGGGGTGTTATCCCAATGATGATGGAACGTCCTGCATCAACTGACGATATGTTTGAAGTTGCTGAAAAAGCTGCTTTGGCATCAGGTTTGGTTGAATCTGGCGATAACATCATTATCGTTGCTGGTGTTCCAGTTGGTACTGGCCGCACAAACACAATGCGTATCCGCACTGTTAAATAATCATAAGTTTTAACAATTTTATAAGGCGATGATGCCTGTCAGAAATGACAGGCATTATTGTTGAAAACGATTTTGTATTCTTTATACGTTTAAAAATAAGTAATTAATCTCATTTAAAATTTGAAAGGAAATTCAGAAATCATGGCTGAAAAACAACGTAAAAAAGTTATCCTCGTAGGTGACGGAGCAGTAGGTTCATCTTACGCTTTCGCACTTGTAAACCAAGGAATCGCTCAAGAATTGGGTATTGTAGAAATCCCACAACTTCGTGCAAAAGCAGAAGGGGACGCAGAAGATTTGAGCCACGCTTTGGCTTTCACTGCACCAAAGAAAATCTATGCAGCTACTTATGAAGACTGTGCAGACGCTGACCTTGTTGTTATCACAGCAGGTTTGCCACAAAAACCAGGTGAAACTCGTCTTGACCTTGTTGGTAAAAACCTTAAAATCAACAAAGATATCGTAACAAACGTTATGGCATCAGGATTTGATGGTGTCTTCCTCGTTGCTGCTAACCCAGTTGACGTTTTGACATACTCTACTTGGAAATTCTCAGGTCTTCCTAAAAACCGTGTGGTTGGTTCAGGAACATCTCTTGATACTGCTCGTTTCCGTCAAGCTTTGGCTGAAAAACTTGATGTTGATGCACGTAGCGTCCACGCTTATATCATGGGTGAGCACGGTGACTCAGAATTTGCCGTTTGGTCACACGCTAACGTTGCTGGTGTTCAACTTGAACAATGGTTCCAAGAAAACAAATACCTTGATGAAGCAGAAATCATTGAACTTTTTGAAGGTGTTCGTGACGCAGCTTACAGCATCATCAAAAAGAAAGGCGCAACTTTCTACGGTATCGCTGTTGCACTTGCTCGTATCACTAAAGCAATCCTTGATGACGAAAATGCTGTTCTTCCGGTATCTGTCTTCCAAGAAGGTCAATACGGACTTGATGACTGCTACATCGGTCAACCAGCTATCGTTGGTGCACATGGTGTTGTAAACGCTATTCACATCCCATTGAACGACGCTGAGATGCAAAAAATGCAAGCTTCAGGACAACAATTGAAAGAAATCATTGATAATGCTTTCGCTGATCCTGAAATCGCAGCAGCAGTTAAAAACTAAAAGATTTTAAATAAAAAAGAGTTTCTAGAAACTCTTTTTTATAATGCCCTCTCTTTACATTTAAAAATTTACGATAAAAAAAATCTGTCAAGCGACAGATTTTTTTTATTTTGTTTTGATATAATTCACTCCATCAGCCTTAGGTGCAACTGCTTTACCAAGGAAGAGGGCGAGAACGATAATTGTAAAGACGTAAGGTGCCATTTGCAAGAACGAAGAAGGAATTTCTTTGATCCCTGGAATTTGGCCTCCAACAACGGCCAGTGATGTAAAAAGACCAAAGAGAAGTGATGAGAGCATTGCTCCGATTGGATTCCATTTCCCGAAAATCATTGCTGCAAGAGAGATGAAACCTTGACCTGCGATTGTAGAAACGGCAAAGTTACCAGAGATTGCTTGAGCATAGATCGCTCCACCGATACCACCAAGTACACCAGAAAGAAGGACTCCAGCCCAACGATAAGCATAAACGTTGATTCCGAGCGTGTCAGCTGCTTGGGGATTTTCACCAACAGAACGCAAACGAAGACCAAAGCGTGTTTTGAAAAGCACGTACCAAGCGAGAAAGGCAATAAGAATTGCTAAGAAACCAGGTAAAGAAGTTTGACTGAAAAAGATTTTACCAATCACAGGAATTTTCGAAAGCAAAGGAACATTCCAGTAACCGATTTGTTCATTGATGTTAATTTGTCCTTGTTGATAAAGAACTTGAAGTAAGAACACACCCAAAGCTGGTGCCATTAAGTTAAGGACTGTCCCTGAAACGATATGGTCAGCACGAAGGTTAACGGTTGCTACAGCATGAAGTGAAGCAAAAATTGCTCCGACTAAGGCGCCGAAAAGAATGGCAATCCAAGGGGTTAAACTACCGAAGATTCCTTCGGTTGTCAGATTGAAAACAACAGAGCTAAAAGCTCCGATGGTCATGATACCTTCAAGACCAACGTTGACGATTCCGCCACGTTCTGAGAACACACCACCGATACTTGTGAAGATCAGAGGTGTTGAATAGATGAGCATATTTGCAACGATAATTTGCAATGTATCTACGAGATTCATGCTTTTTCTCCTTTCTTCTTAGCAGACTCAGCAGCTTTACTTGCTTTCGCTTTTGGTAAGATTACTTCAATAACAAATCTTATAGCGATGAAGAAGATAATTGCAGCTGTAACGACTTGGACGATTTGTGGTGGAATCGAATCGTTCATCATACCAGGCGCTCCAGTTTGAAGCACTGAGAAAAGAAGACCAGCAAAGAGGATACCCACAGGATTGTTACCACCAAGAAGGGCAACAGCCATCCCGTTAAATCCAATGTCTAATGAACCAGATTGTGAAACAAAGTTTTGCATATAACCAAAGCCATAAACAACACCACCAAGTCCAGCAAGTGCTCCAGCGACAACCATAGCCATAACAATTGTACGTTTTGCTGAAATTCCTGCATATTCTGAAGCGTCGGGGTTAAGACCAACTGCCTTGATTTCAAAACCAAGTGTTGTTTTAGAAAAGACAATAGCCATAATTACTAAGGCAATCAAAGCAATAATCAATCCGATGTTTAAAGTTGAGTTATTGGTTAAAGAAGACATCCATTGTGTTCGGAAAGAAGCATTGGCGCTAATGAGTTTGGTTTGGTCAGTTGTGTTTGCCATCAAGATATCTTTTTGGAACATATCATGAATCATGAAAGTTGAGAAAAAGAGGATGATGTAGTTTAACATAATTGTTGTAATAACTTCAGATGTCCCAAGGAGCGCACGCAGAACACCAGGAATGAAGCCCATCAATGCTCCAAAGAACATTCCGATAATCACAACGAGAGGGATGAGAAGGATTCTTGGTAAATCTGGGAAGCTTAACGCAAACCACATTGAAGTAATCCAACCAGCTAGTGCTTGACCAGACATCCCAATGTTGAAAAGTCCGGCTTTCATTGCCACAGCAAAGGAGAGAGCAGTCAGAATCAACGGACCAGTCGTCTGCAAGGTTTCACCGATTGCTCGAGCATTTCCTAATGCTGAGATAAAGAGGTCTTCATAACCCCAAATTGGATTGTAGCCAAAGGCCAACATGATAATCGCACCCAAGACAAAGCCAAAGAAAATGGCAATGAGAGGGACGAGAATTTTTTTTGTGTTACTGTTCATTGATATTACCTCCGACCATCAAAATACCGAGCTCTTGTTTAGTGGTTGTTTCAGGGCTTACAATCCCTTGAATATGACCATCATGAATAACAGCGATTCGGTCGGAGACGTTAAGGATTTCATCGAGTTCAAAAGAAACGACGAGAACAGCTTTACCTTCATCACGAGCTTGGATGAGGCGTTTATGAATGTATTCAATCGCACCGACGTCAAGTCCTCGAGTAGGTTGAGAGACAATTAATAAGTCAGGGTTGCGGTCAATTTCACGGGCGATAATTGCTTTTTGCTGATTTCCGCCAGAGAGTGAAGCAGCAGAGACCCATTCACCAGCACCACGAACGTCAAATTCTGTCATCAGGTCACGGGCACGGCTATTGATTTTAGTATAATCAAGGAAACCATATTTGCTCATTGGTGGACGGTAATAAGTTTGTAAAGCAATATTCTCGGCAACGGTCATTTCGAGAACTAAGCCATCACGATGACGGTCTTCTGGAACGTGTCCTACGGATTGCTCAGTAATTTTCCGTGGTCGTTGATTAGTAATGTCTTTACCATGAAGTTTTACTGTTCCAGAATCGACTTTCATCAAACCAGTGATTGCTTTGATCAGTTCAGTTTGCCCGTTACCATCAATTCCTGCAAGTCCAACGATCTCGCCTGCTCGAACGTCAAGGGATAGTCCTTTGACTTTGAGAGAACCACGACTTTCTTTGACATTGAGGTCTTTTATTTCTAAAACAACATCTTTTGGATGAGCAGCTATTTTTTCAGTAACGAAAGAAACGGAGCGACCAACCATGAGTTCAGCGAGTTGTTGATTGGTTTTATCTCCAAGTTCAACAGTCTCGATTGATTTTCCACGACGGATGACGGTGATTCGATTTGCTACTGCACGAATTTCGTCAAGTTTGTGGGTGATGAGGACAATTGATTTACCTTCGTTAATCAGATTTTTCATAATCTTCATCAATTCGGTAATTTCAGCCGGAGTCAAGACGGCTGTTGGTTCATCAAAAATCAGAATATCTGCGCCACGGTAGAGTGTTTTCAAAATTTCTACCCGTTGCTGTTGACCGACAGAAATATCACGAATCAGTGCATCTGGTTCGACAGCGAGTCCGTAGCGCTCAGAAAGTTCGAGGATTTTTTTCTTGGCAGTTTTTAAATCAAGGTTAATCCCTTTAGTGATTTCATTTCCAAGAATGATATTTTCTGCAACCGTGAAGGCATCAACCAACATAAAGTGTTGGTGAACCATTCCGATTCCGAGGTTTGCGGCTTTTGAGGGAGAATCGATTTTTTCCAATTTCCCTTTGACATGGACTTCGCCTTCGGTAGGCTCAAGGAGTCCTGAGAGGATGTTCATCAGGGTTGACTTACCTGCACCGTTTTCACCGAGCAAAGCATGAATCTCGCCTTTCTTCAATTCAAAATTGATTTTGTCATTGGCAACAAAATCACCAAATCGTTTGGTGACATCAATCATTTGAATGACATTTTCATTCGCCATAGTGGCTCCTTCTTTAAAAATAATGATGTAAATAAATAAAAATTACAAACTTAATTATACCAAAATTGTTGCTGATATGAAAGTGCTTTTAGAGTTTGTGAGTTATGCGCTTTCATGAAAGAAAAAATTTTCGGCAGAATTATTGAGTTTTTGAAAAAAATAACGCTTTCAATTAATCTTTTCGTGTTAAAACATCAACCTCAATGCTGATGGTCACGGTCAGCTGTTTTTGTTGTTTCAGATTTTCAACGCCTGCGGGTTTGATTTTCCAATAGTGTGGCGTCATCAAAAGAAGACTAAGTAAATCTTCAGTGTTTTCAATCTGAGTTTGATAGCTAAAGTGTTTTTGAGTAATGGTAAAACCTGGGAAATACTTGATACTGCTGGTTTTAGCTTTTTCATGGATTTCAGGATAAATGATATTTTTTAGCTCCATGAGGTGGTTGGCGGCTGCTCTGACGATAATAACTCGGCCATCCTTGGTGAGTACCCGGTCGATTTCTGCGACGGAGTATTCGGCAAACATCGATAAAACGGTGTGGACAGAGTGGTCTGTGAATGGAAGATTTGCGAAATTAGCAACGAGCCACTGCAATTCAGGATTTTTCTTTGCGGCCATCCGAACGCCTAGTTTTGAAATATCTAGACCGTAAAAATGAGGAGCAGCAGGGGCAAATTGGCGGTGGAAACGAGAGAGGTAATAGCCTTCACCGCAGCCAATATCAATGATTGTTTGCTCTGCAGAGAAAGTGTCGAGAAGAATTTGGTTAACATAGTCTGATAATTTTTCGTAATAGGCTTTCGCTAGAAAATTACGGCGGGCGTTCATCATCTCTTTGGAATCTCCGGCAGTTTTCTTAGCATTTAATAAGAGATTGAGATAGCCTTCTTTTGCTAGGTCGAAAGTATGTTTATTCACGCAACAATAGGTCTTTTCAGTTCGTTGGAGAAGCTGGTTACAGACCGGACATTTTAATGATTCACTCATTTAATTCTCCGAAATATAAAATTATTATGATATTATGAGAGAAAAATCGCTGACGTAATGATCAGCTCTTTCTTTTTCTCATTTTTTATTTAATTTACGTGATTTTATGACAGTTTCGTCAGGGGTGACACGGATGGTTTTTTCACGGTCATAGGTTACAAAACCAGGGGCTGTTCCAGTTGGCTTGTGCAATTTTTTAGCGTCTAGAACATCCACTTGAACCAGGTTGGAGCGACGAGCTTTGCTGAAATACGCAGCTAATTCGCCAGCAAAAGTGATTGTTTCATCAGAAGGGTCAGGATTTCCTGTAATCAAAACATGGCTCCCAGGAATGTCTTTAACGTGAAACCACAAATCTCCGCGACGCGCCAGTTTAAAGCTGACCTGCTCGTTTTGCAAATTGTTTTTTCCGACTAAAATAATGGTGCCGTCAGCAGCTTGATACTTTTCAGGTGGAAGCATTTTTTGCTTTTTATTGCGGTATTTTTGCTTGATATAGCCGGTTTGAATGAGTTCTTCGCGAATATCTGCAATTTCAGGGACATCAGCGTTTTCCAAATTAGATTCGACTGATTCAAGGTAGTGAATGGTTTGCTTGGTGTTGGCAATTTGTTCGCCTAAAAATTTGACAGCTTGCTTCAATTTTTGATACCGGTGGAAGTAACGCTGGGCGTTTTGAGCAGGTGTCAAGGCAGGATTTAAAGCAATTTCTAAAGGCTCGTTTGTATAATAATTTTCTAATGTTACACTTATTTTATCATTCGGAACTTGATTTAAGAAAGTGTTCAATAATTCCCCTTTTTGGCGGAAAATTTCGGCATTGTCAGTTGCTGCCAATTCACGTTCTTGTTTTTTAAGTTTGTCACGATTTTTCTTGAGCTCATTTTGAATTTTTTTGATGACAGAAGCAGCGACCTGTTTCACCCGATCACGTTCAGCTTTGTCCGCATAGTAGTGATCAAGCATTTCTGACAAAGTGTCGAAACTTACGAAATCATCAGCCAATTTGATGCTCGAAAAAGTGTCGTTAGGGTAAATTGACGGCAAAAGCGTCAGCAATTTCTCTCTAAATTCACTGACGGAAAGTCCAGTCAAGGCCATTTTCGAATCGCGCCCAATGCCTTGAAATTTTTGCTGCAGTTGCTCAGTTTGGAGTGCCTCAAAAATCTGTTCATCTGTTGCTAAGAAAGGGTTGAGCGCTGAGTTTTCAGGAGGTGCAAGATAAGTCGAACCAGGTAAAATCGTTCGATATTGATTTTGGGAAAAACCGATATGCTTGATAGATTCAACAATTTTTTGCGATGTTTTTTCGAGCAAAATGATGTTGCTATGCTTGCCCATAATTTCGGCAATCAGTGCGATTTTCAAGCGATCACCAATTTCATCTTTGGTAGAAATATGGAAAATAATTTGCCGGTCGTTACCAACTTGTTCGATTTGCTCAATAAAAGCACCGGACAAATATTTTCGTAAAATCATCACAAAATTATTAGGATTTTGTGGATTTTGAAAATCAGTTTGGGTCAATTGAACCCGACCAAAAACAGGATGAGCAGACAATAAAAGCTTTTGCGATTTCCCCGCAGCCCGCACCGTTAACACAAGTTCTTGATCGAAAGGTTGATTGATTTTTTGAATACGTCCACCAACAAGCGACTGCAATTCAGTCGTCATGTGATGTAAAAAAATACCATCAAAGGACATTTTGTGCCTCTTTTCATTTTGAAAGTTACTGACCTTTGCGTCAGTAAATATAAGAAAATTTTAAAATAATTCTAAGCTCATTTTACCAAAAAAAAGCAAATATTTCCTACATTTTCAAATCAAAAAAGCTGATAAAATTTACGTCAGCAAAAAAGATGAGAGAAAATGCTGACGGATTTGAAAAAATCATTTTCGTCAGTAAAAAAGGCGGCGATTAGAATTTATAAATCGGCTTTTGCCTGCAAAAAATGGTAAAATAGTAAAATAAGAAACAGAAAATATACGAGCAGGCTCTAAAAGAGAAAACATAGGAAATTTAAATGAGTAAAATAATCACAGTTTTTCAGCGAATTTTGCGTCTTGTGATGCTGATTGTTGCCATTGCAATGCTTGGTGGGGCAGCATTTTTGATTGGCATCCACCAAAGTAATAAATATCTAGCGAAAACACCTGTTTCGGCGCAAATCATCCGTGGCGATGACGTTAAAGCCATTCATGCAGTCAAATATGAATTTGAAGGTAAAACTCACAAGCGGCGTCCCCTTGACGTTTATTTTCGAAAATTAGGTCAAGAAGGCGAAAAACTTACAGTTTATGTCGTCAATGCGCATCCTAATCGCGTTTTTATTTCCGAGAAGGGAGACGCTCTTATTGAGTCTGCCGCCTTGATTGGTGGTTGGAGTCTTGTTTTGCTTCTCATTTTATTTGGCGAACATCAACTTTTACGGCGAATGAAAATCCTGGAGCAAAGCGCTCAAAAATAACCTAAAAATCAGCTATTCAAAAGGAATGGCTGATTTTTTTTGCTCAAAAAAGATAATCACTGAAATCATCAGAATATCTGAAATAGTCAGCAAAGGTCAAGGAAAATATAAATAATTTTATGAAACTTTACAAAAAGATAGTGTATAAATGAAGTATGTAATGGATTACAAAAATAGACGAAACAACGTGACTGATCAGCACGGCACTTTCTGGAATAGAAAATTTGGAGGAAACGAAAAAATGGAAATTCAGAACCAACAAAAAAAACTTAAAAAAATGTATCCAACCAAACGGAAATTTTTATACGCTGGTATGTCAGGTGCACTGCTCATGACAAGCACCCTCTTGCCAACAGCTTTTAGCATCATGTCACTCCCGATTACGGCCAAAGCCGCAGTGCTGGAGGTCGATGCTTTGACAAATGTAAGTTCAAGCAATAGCAGTAATACCAGCCCACTCAATCGATGGAATAGTCAAGCAGGCACTCAAAACGTCAACTTCACCATCTCGGGAAATGGCGTCACAAGTGTTACGGTCAACCCAACACCACGTTATGTGGTCTTAACCGTCCCTCAAGAACTTCGTGGTTATGTTTCGCCTACAGCAGCAAGCGCTGTGACCTCAAATATCACTGTTGACCTCAATCAAGTCGCACTCCTTACGACACTTGTCCAAGCAGGGAACACCTTTTTGAGTGGCGTTGCGGGACTAGGTAATAACCTCACAGGGCTCGACTTAAATCCAGTTATTCAACAACTTAACCTCCTTCAAAGTGTTCAAAATATTGGTGGTGCCAACCTCAATGTTCCAACTACCATGACGAGTGATGGAGCTTTAATTAGTGGCCAACTTGACGGGGAAATCGGTAGAGTTGCTTCCGCTAATTTGATTGATATTCTAAACAATCTTAAGAACGCCGTCAATGCCTTGCAGTTGACGGGTTTAAGTGCTCCCTTGAATCCCGCTTTGGACACCCTTAAAGGGCCGCTAAATGCAGCAATTGATGAGCTATTAACCCCTTTAACAGCAGGCACAGGAGAAATTGTTAATCAGCTTGCTCAGGCCTCAGTGCTGGGAGATACAACTGCCAGCATTCCAACGCAGATTGATGTTCCTACAAGCCTTCAAGGAGATGTTGACGCCCGTTTTGCAGGCTCAGTCGTTCAAACTTCCCTCCTTGATGTTAACCTCTTTAGTAATGCAAATGGTGTTTCTTATGTTTACTTAGCTGCTGCCTCACCTACCCTCGTTGCTCCGACAGAAAATCTGACTGCGACGACCTCGGCTGTCGGTGCAGCCGACGCAACAGCCACACTCCCTACAACATTAACAAATAGCGAAGGGGTCAATGTTCCCGTGAACGCAGTGATTACCAACACTGGCGGAACACCCGTAACGAATGGTCAATTAGCTGCGGGCACTTACACCGTCACGTATTCTGCCACAGGATATGATCCAGTGACCCAAACCCTTGTCGTCACTGACCCAGCAGATACTACGCGACCAGATGCCCCCCTTGTCACTTCTATCACTGGAAATTCGCAAACTGGCTATACCATTATAGGCACGGCAGAACCCAACTCAACGGTTATCGTTGAAAATGCCACAGAAAGCACCGTAGGAACAACCACGACTAGTTCTACAGGGGACTATACGGTTAACCTTCCTGGCTCAGTTGGACCAGATGCTCGCTTGCTCCTTATAGCAATAGATGCATCAGGAAATAGAAGCGCATCAACACAAGCGCGTACCCCGGTCGATCCGACGCTCGTCACTCCAACGGGAATTTTGACTGCTATGACTTCAGCGACAGGTGCCTCCGATGCGAACGCCACCCTTCCTACAACTTTAAAAAATAGTGATGGTGACGATGTTCCAGTCACAGCAGTGATTACTAACACCAGCGGAACACCCGTAACAAATGGTCAATTAGCTGCGGGCACTTACAGCGTCACCTATTCCGCAACAGGATACGATTCAGTGACTCAAACGCTTGTTGTCTCTGATGGAGTAGATACGACTGCACCAGCAGCACCCGTGGTTGATTCAGTGACAGGTAATTCTCAAACAAGCTACACCGTTACAGGTACAGCAGAGCCTAATTCTAGCATCATGATTAGGGACACCGCAGGAAATACCGTGGGAACGACAACAACTAGTCCCGCAGGAGACTTCACGGTTACCCTTCCAGGTTCAGTTGGACCGAATGCCGATTTGTTAGTCACAGCGACTGATGTGGCAAGTAATGCTAGTAATGCCACACCAATCAAAACTCCAGCCGATGTTACTCTCATTGCTCCAACAGGTGTTCTGACTGCGACGACCTCAGCGGTTGGCGCGGCCGACGCAACAGCTACTCTGACTACAACGTTGAAAAATAGTGAGGGTGCTGATGTTCCCGTTACTGCAGCGATTACCAATGCAATGGGTGAGACTCTAACAAATGGTCAATTAGCTGCGGGTACTTACCTAGTGACCTACATGGCGGCAGGCTATGGTGACGTTGTCCAACTTCTGGTTGTTTCTGATGGAGTAGATACAACTGCACCAGCAGCACCTGTAGTTGATTCAGTGACAGGTAATTCTCAAGCAGGTTATATCGTTACAGGTACAGCAGAACCTAACTCTAGCATCGCAATTAAGGACACCGCAGGAAATACCATGGGAACGACAACAACTAGTCCCGCAGGAGACTTCACGGTTACCCTTCCAGGTTCAGTTGGACCGAATGCTGACCTGTTAGTCACAGCGACTGATGCGGCAAGCAATGCTAGTGACGCCACACCAATCACAACCCCAGCCAACCCTGGTGATACCACTGCACCAGATGCACCAGTAATCACAAAAGTTACGGGTACTTCACAGGCTGGTTATACTATCACCGGAACTGCGGAAGCTAATTCAACAATTAAACTGTATGACAAGTCCAATAAGCTGCTAGGAACAGCCAAAGCTGATGGAAATGGCGCCTTCACGATAAACTTAGCAAAAGGAAGTATTGGAGCGAAGCAAGAATTTACTGCCATTGCTATTGATGCTGCAAATAATGAAAGTCAACCAACTTCAGCGATGACCCCTGCTGATACAACCTCAACTGGTGGACAAAATAATACTCCAGACACCACGGCACCAAACCCACCGACAGTGGATCATATTGGTGGAAATGGTGATACGGGCTACACAGTAGGTGGTACTGGTGAATCAGGTGCAACGATCACAATCCGTAATCCAGCAACAGGGCAAGTTCTGGGAACAACAACGGTTGGAGCAGATGGTACTTACACAGTTAAACTTCCAGCAGAAGCAGAAAATGCTACGACTTTATCTGCAACTGCAACAGATGCAGCAGGAAACGAAAGTACAGCTACGTTATTTAAACTTCCAAGCAAAGCCACAGGTATGAGCCCGATGAGCAACTCATATAATAGCGGTACTATGGCTGCAATGAAATCAACGAAGAGCTTACCTATGACAGGAGAAGCAAGTACAAGTTGGTTGGTAGCTCTTGGAGCAATATTCACAGCGATGGTTGGTTCACTCTTCTTTTGGAAAAATAAGAGTAAAAAGGAGGAGGAAAAATAAATCAATGACTTAAAAGCACCCCAAATTTCAGGCTAACTATTGCTATAAATCTAAAGAATACGATATAATAGTAGAGTCAAAGTCAATCCAACTTTGACTGCTTCGAAATTCTTTTCAAGTTACAAAAAGCAAGCAAGTTACTAGAAGGACTTGCTTGCTTATTTTATTTAAAATTAGCTGGAATTTTTTAGATAATAAAATGCAAAAAAATCGTTTGAGTTTAATAATGCTTGTTTTTTTGTTATAATAGTTTAGTAAATATCTAAGTATTTTACAAAAGATAAGCTTCACAAAGATACAAGGTAGTTTTAAGAAGAAACCAGTTTGATGAGATCGTAACTGATCGATAACAGGAGGAAATCAATTGTCTAAGAAAGTATCAGTAAAAGTAGTCAAAAA
The DNA window shown above is from Lactococcus sp. S-13 and carries:
- a CDS encoding phage tail tube protein; translation: MDYKNRRNNVTDQHGTFWNRKFGGNEKMEIQNQQKKLKKMYPTKRKFLYAGMSGALLMTSTLLPTAFSIMSLPITAKAAVLEVDALTNVSSSNSSNTSPLNRWNSQAGTQNVNFTISGNGVTSVTVNPTPRYVVLTVPQELRGYVSPTAASAVTSNITVDLNQVALLTTLVQAGNTFLSGVAGLGNNLTGLDLNPVIQQLNLLQSVQNIGGANLNVPTTMTSDGALISGQLDGEIGRVASANLIDILNNLKNAVNALQLTGLSAPLNPALDTLKGPLNAAIDELLTPLTAGTGEIVNQLAQASVLGDTTASIPTQIDVPTSLQGDVDARFAGSVVQTSLLDVNLFSNANGVSYVYLAAASPTLVAPTENLTATTSAVGAADATATLPTTLTNSEGVNVPVNAVITNTGGTPVTNGQLAAGTYTVTYSATGYDPVTQTLVVTDPADTTRPDAPLVTSITGNSQTGYTIIGTAEPNSTVIVENATESTVGTTTTSSTGDYTVNLPGSVGPDARLLLIAIDASGNRSASTQARTPVDPTLVTPTGILTAMTSATGASDANATLPTTLKNSDGDDVPVTAVITNTSGTPVTNGQLAAGTYSVTYSATGYDSVTQTLVVSDGVDTTAPAAPVVDSVTGNSQTSYTVTGTAEPNSSIMIRDTAGNTVGTTTTSPAGDFTVTLPGSVGPNADLLVTATDVASNASNATPIKTPADVTLIAPTGVLTATTSAVGAADATATLTTTLKNSEGADVPVTAAITNAMGETLTNGQLAAGTYLVTYMAAGYGDVVQLLVVSDGVDTTAPAAPVVDSVTGNSQAGYIVTGTAEPNSSIAIKDTAGNTMGTTTTSPAGDFTVTLPGSVGPNADLLVTATDAASNASDATPITTPANPGDTTAPDAPVITKVTGTSQAGYTITGTAEANSTIKLYDKSNKLLGTAKADGNGAFTINLAKGSIGAKQEFTAIAIDAANNESQPTSAMTPADTTSTGGQNNTPDTTAPNPPTVDHIGGNGDTGYTVGGTGESGATITIRNPATGQVLGTTTVGADGTYTVKLPAEAENATTLSATATDAAGNESTATLFKLPSKATGMSPMSNSYNSGTMAAMKSTKSLPMTGEASTSWLVALGAIFTAMVGSLFFWKNKSKKEEEK